From the Nostoc sp. PCC 7107 genome, the window CTATCAGGTTCGATGGAAAAGTTGGGGTCGAAGGAAAGGGAAGTGTGGGTAACATCGTCGTGAATACCCACAGTGAAATGATTTTTTGGTCTTGCTTGGGCGAGGTTGTCGAAGACGGCCTTCACCATCGCTGGAGTAAACTCCTTGGAGGAAAGGCCGTAACGACCACCAACAATTACAGATGGAAGTTTATCTCTACCACTACCACGACCATCAGCGGTAATCGAAGGAACTTTGTCTCTACCACTACCGCGTTCAGCCCGGATTTCATGGATAGCTGCGACCACATCGAGATATAGTGGTTCACCGGCGCTACCCGCTTCTTTGGTGCGGTCTAAAACCGCGATCGTTTGCACACTTTCTGGTAACATTTCCACAAACCTTTGGATATCAAAGGGACGGTAGAGGCGTACTTTCACCACGCCCAATTTTTCCCCACGCGCATTGAGATAATCAACGGTTTCATGGACGGTTTCACAACCAGAACCCATGATGACAATTACCCGTTCTGCGTCCTCCGCACCGTGATATTCAAAAATGCGGTAATATCTACCTGTGCGATCGCCAAATTGATCCATAATGTGCTGCACAATCTCTGGACAGGCGTTGTAGTAAGAGTTAGCGCCTTCTCTTGATTGGAAGTAAACATCAGGGTTTTGGGCTGTACCGCGTAACACAGGACGGTCTGGGGTTAAAGCACGGGCGCGGTGTTCTAAAATTAATTCGTCGGGAATCAGCGATTTAATCTCGTCGTCGGAGAGTAATTTCACCTTCTGCACTTCATGAGACGTGCGGAAACCGTCAAAGAAGTGCATGAACGAGACGCGAGTTTCTAAGGTGGCTGCATGGGCGATAAGGGCTAAGTCGTGACTTTCCTGTACCGAAGCGGAACACAACAAAGCAAAACCAGTCGCCCGCGTCGCCATTACATCACTATGGTCGCCGAAAATGGATAAAGCGTGTGTAGCCAAAGAACGTGCAGCGACATGAACAACTGTGCTAGTGAGTTCCCCAGCGATTTTGTAGAGGTTGGGAATCATCAACAACAGCCCCTGAGAAGCTGTAAAAGTCGTACTCAGAGAACCTGTTTGTAACGCCCCATGCACTGCACCAGCCGCACCACCTTCACTTTGCATCTGCACAACGCTGGGAACCGTACCCCAAAGATTCGGGCGGCTTTCCGCTGACCAAGCATCCGCCCATTCGCCCATTGCCGAAGAGGGGGTGATAGGATAAATAGCAATTACTTCATTTAATTTGTAAGCAACACGGGCTACAGCTTCATTCCCGTCGATGGTTGCAAAGGTTTGACTCATAATTGTAGTCCTAGCCTTTAAACGGCACTATCAGACAGCGTTGTGATACTAATTAGAAATAGTTAAAGCCTAGAAGTTGGTGGTTGATGTTATACCATTTGGAAAAATGATTACGAAAAATGGATAGCTGAAAAGCTCACAAATAAGCCAGTTCAAAATCCAAAATCCAAAATCTAAAATCCAAAATGGTATGAGTTGCATCCAACTGGAAAATCCAATATATGTAGGTAGGATTATCCCTGGTTAGGATAATATTTGATTGACCACTTGCGGGCTTTGAGGTTGACTCTAAATAGTGAATGTAAGCTTTAGTATCTCATCCGAAATACTTTATTTATTTATATCTATTAACGATGTACTCAATAGCCAAAACAATATCTAGCAAAGGTTTTCAATCAATTAATTTTCATTCGTTGGGGTACAGGTTCGGGATTTGATTCTAATGTAAAACCAGCTTTATTTTATTGTTTAATCTATTCTAAAATTTTAGCTGATTATATTTAAAAGCACAAAATTAAATTTTTAAATATGCCTTAATCTATGAATTAAATACTAATTACTATTACCTAATATTTTTCGTTTGTGGCTGAGGCGACATTAAAGATGGACGCGGCGTAACATGATTGCGTAAAAATAGTAAAGGAATACTCAGCAAGCCTAAAATCATCACAACTGCGGTGAGAATCCAAACAGGTAAACGATTAGGGCGATAGTCACCGCGTTCAATTTGCCAGAACACCTGATTATATCGCCAAGCAGCTAAAGCGATCGCACCTACTCCCACAATCACTAAAGCAACTCCTAAATTTTCCGAGTTAAATAGCGGATGTACTGTTGGTTC encodes:
- a CDS encoding YidH family protein produces the protein MNKIDRQREHQANERTFLAWLRTSIALIGFGFAIARFGLFLRQLNTAITQQEPTVHPLFNSENLGVALVIVGVGAIALAAWRYNQVFWQIERGDYRPNRLPVWILTAVVMILGLLSIPLLFLRNHVTPRPSLMSPQPQTKNIR